CGGCGGGCGTCCGGTTATCGCAGCTACGGCGAGGGCGCGGTCGTGCAGTTGCGCTTCATCCGTCGCGCCAAGGATCTGGGCTTCACGCTGGAGGAGATCCGCGAGCTGCTGGCCTTGTCGGCCGATCGCCAGCACGGGGTGAAGGCGGTGAAACAACGCGCGCAGCAGCGGCTGGTGGCGATCGAGCAGCGCATCGCCGAACTGCAGCGCGTGCGCGACGGACTGGCGCAGCTGGTGACAGCGTGCCCGGGACATGGCAAGCCGGAGCAATGTCCGATCCTGCGTGCCTTGGGCGACGAGGAGGTGAAGTCATGAGCGGGCAAGCTTCCTGCTGCGCGAGCGGCGACAAGCCGGCGGCCGGCGCGGCGATCGATCCGGTATGCGGGATGACGGTGGACCCGGCGACGGCGAAGCACCTCAGCACGCACGACGGGCAGACGTTCCATTTCTGCAGCGCAGGTTGCAAGGCGAAGTTCGATGCGTCGCCGGCGACTTACATCGCCGCCGGGCAGAAGCCTGCAGGGGGCTGTTGCGGTGGCAAGCCGGCGGCGGATGACCACGCGAACCACGATCACGTCCATCACGACCATGCCCATCACGATCATGCCCATCACGATCATGCCCACCAAGATCATGCCCATCACGATCATGCCCATCACGATCATGCCCATCACGATCATGCCGATCACGGGCATGCGCACGCCGTGAAGGACCCGGTCTGCGGCATGACGGTGGATCCGCAAACGGCGAAATACCACGCCGACCATGACGGCCGGAGCTACCACTTCTGTTCCGCGCGTTGCCACGAGAAGTTCGTGGCTGATCCGCCGGCCTACCTCGGCGAACGCCAGCCTGCGCCGCCGGTGCCGGCCGGCACCATCTATACCTGCCCGATGCACCCCGAGATCCGGCAGGTCGGCCCTGGCCATTGCCCGATCTGCGGCATGGCACTGGAACCGCTGATGCCGACACTGGACGAAGACGACGGCGGCGAGCTGGCGTCGATGACGCGG
This genomic stretch from Rhodanobacter thiooxydans harbors:
- a CDS encoding heavy metal-responsive transcriptional regulator, which codes for MNTQTSPLTIGAVAKRVGVAIDTIRFYEREGLLPEPQRRASGYRSYGEGAVVQLRFIRRAKDLGFTLEEIRELLALSADRQHGVKAVKQRAQQRLVAIEQRIAELQRVRDGLAQLVTACPGHGKPEQCPILRALGDEEVKS